A portion of the Pedobacter cryoconitis genome contains these proteins:
- the gmhA gene encoding D-sedoheptulose 7-phosphate isomerase: MVLEELNHHKNTIDQVIAKLVPEIESGCKLLTDTVLAGGKVLIAGNGGSAADAQHIAAELTGRYVKDRKALPAIALTVDTSALTAISNDYGFERVFARQVEAFARPGDLFIAISTSGNSPNIIQALHTARELGCKIIGLSGRDGGQMNNLCDLNIIIPNDVTARIQEMHILIGHIFCKAVDNLY; the protein is encoded by the coding sequence ATGGTATTAGAAGAACTTAATCATCATAAAAATACAATTGACCAGGTTATTGCCAAACTGGTCCCTGAAATCGAAAGCGGCTGCAAATTACTGACAGACACTGTTCTTGCCGGAGGAAAAGTATTAATTGCAGGCAATGGCGGAAGTGCTGCTGATGCCCAGCATATTGCTGCAGAATTAACAGGAAGATATGTTAAAGACCGTAAAGCCTTACCGGCAATAGCTTTAACCGTAGATACTTCTGCCCTAACGGCAATCAGTAATGATTACGGCTTTGAAAGAGTATTTGCCAGACAAGTTGAGGCTTTTGCCCGCCCTGGTGATCTTTTTATAGCGATATCAACCAGTGGTAACAGTCCAAATATTATCCAGGCACTCCACACTGCCAGAGAACTAGGCTGTAAAATAATAGGTTTATCGGGAAGAGATGGCGGCCAGATGAATAATTTATGTGATTTAAACATTATTATACCCAACGATGTTACAGCACGTATACAAGAGATGCATATTCTGATCGGTCATATCTTTTGTAAAGCAGTAGATAACTTATATTAA
- the rfaE2 gene encoding D-glycero-beta-D-manno-heptose 1-phosphate adenylyltransferase, translated as MSINHSLSPKIVSLTELNSLVNYWKGEGKKIVFTNGCFDLLHAGHITYLTEAASLGDILIIGLNSDDSVQRLKGPLRPVNNEITRSVILGSMSFIDAVVFFNEDTPLELIKKVLPDVLVKGGDYKIEEIAGAKEVIENGGNVQVLSFLPGYSSSAIIDKIKKS; from the coding sequence ATGAGTATCAATCATTCCTTAAGCCCAAAAATTGTTTCTTTAACTGAACTCAATTCACTGGTAAATTACTGGAAAGGAGAAGGCAAGAAAATTGTATTTACGAACGGCTGTTTTGATTTATTACACGCCGGGCATATTACTTACTTAACTGAAGCTGCAAGTTTAGGAGACATTCTGATTATCGGTTTGAACAGTGATGATTCTGTACAAAGACTAAAAGGGCCTTTAAGACCAGTTAACAATGAAATCACCAGATCGGTCATCTTAGGCTCGATGTCTTTCATAGATGCAGTGGTCTTTTTTAATGAAGATACCCCATTGGAACTCATTAAAAAGGTCTTGCCAGATGTACTGGTTAAAGGAGGAGATTATAAAATAGAAGAAATTGCAGGCGCTAAAGAAGTCATTGAAAATGGCGGTAATGTACAGGTATTAAGCTTTTTACCGGGATACTCTTCTAGCGCAATCATCGATAAAATAAAAA